A DNA window from Siniperca chuatsi isolate FFG_IHB_CAS linkage group LG6, ASM2008510v1, whole genome shotgun sequence contains the following coding sequences:
- the ccdc181 gene encoding coiled-coil domain-containing protein 181 → MSEVVCTKSQEEYEDDFEKDLDWLISEEGRSEDQGPDFEDIEAEIDKELEKDEKQQRTKRKPKSHKEEKRGSKTEELQEDEERWPSPMEPLEYDSDRDSPSKSSPIVPPPPGMDDQTDEEKKYIMEKIQQANRELRDQEAPDMTRRRRLHFKEKLVDLVVPPLQFEKDGSSGEVEGGKGSKDRAKDSEAETEVSGKLSELKLSSREESVGSGGSGRAGESSEGGQGEKEGRVLVEKDGKFDLVSLKEVESQGLLPPIANNSSDYSRSSPRPQDQVVSSNKIHRSSSSPRAGSSPFQQGVDHLRAPRPPAQPKSRPSSASHSQKGSQRNGSKRRVQSATGTPCQATYTLSPQQKELLQKIQERKEKLAREAEERKREEEEQKRQENELAFKAWMIRKREQFQEERRIHRAQEMERMNSKRDSSDPKESFRLWLQRKQDQQQKERQLVEMKRLEEDSGYLLRSREECERAFKLWLKRKRAEKRAEQQAARERSRRLVLEERHARRMRDLLCTVNETKPFTFTEQLAYRF, encoded by the exons ATGAGTGAGGTGGTTTGCACAAAATCCCAGGAGGAATATGAGGACGACTTTGAGAAAGATCTGGACTGGCTGATCAGTGAGGAAGGCCGGAGTGAGGACCAG GGTCCTGACTTTGAGGACATAGAAGCAGAAATTGACAAAGAACTGGAGAAGGATGAGAAACAGCAAAGAACGAAAAGAAAGCCAAAAAGCCacaaggaggagaagagaggcagCAAAACAGAGGAGTTGCaagaagatgaagagaggtGGCCCTCGCCTATGGAGCCATTAGAGTATGACTCAGACAGAGACAGCCCAAGTAAGTCATCACCTATAGTCCCACCTCCTCCAGGGATGGATGACCAGACAGATGAGGAGAAGAAGTACATTATGGAAAAGATCCAGCAGGCTAACCGGGAGCTGCGGGACCAGGAAGCTCCAGATATGACAAGGCGCAGGCGGCTGCATTTTAAAGAGAAGCTAGTGGATCTAGTGGTGCCTCCATTGCAGTTTGAGAAAGATGGCAGCAGTGGTGAGGTGGAAGGGGGAAAGGGCAGCAAGGATAGAGCCAAGGATTCCGAGGCAGAGACTGAAGTGTCAGGGAAGCTTTCTGAGCTAAAACTTTCGTCTCGGGAGGAAAGTGTAGGATCTGGAGGATCTGGCAGGGCTGGGGAGAGCAGTGAGGGGGGGCAGGGGGAAAAGGAGGGCAGAGTCCTTGTAGAAAAGGATGGTAAGTTTGACCTGGTCAGCCTGAAAGAGGTGGAGAGTCAAGGCCTTCTGCCTCCTATAGCAAACAACTCCAGTGACTACTCACGCTCCTCCCCACGTCCCCAAGACCAGGTTGTGAGCTCCAATAAGATCCAcaggtcctcctcctctcctcgtgcCGGCTCTTCCCCCTTCCAGCAAGGCGTTGATCACCTCCGTGCCCCCAGACCTCCAGCTCAGCCCAAGAGCAGGCCCAGCTCAGCTAGCCACAGCCAGAAAGGCAGCCAAAGGAATGGCAGCAAGCGACGGGTGCAGTCGGCCACTGGGACACCCTGCCAGGCCACCTACACCCTCTCCCCCCAGCAGAAAGAGCTGCTGCAGAAGAtccaggagaggaaggagaagctGGCCAGAGAG gcagaggagaggaaacgtGAGGAAGAAGAGCAGAAGAGGCAGGAGAATGAGCTGGCATTTAAGGCCTGGATGATAAGGAAGAGAGAGCAGTTtcaggaggagagaaggatCCACCGAGCCCAGGAGATggagaggatgaattctaag AGAGACTCCAGTGACCCAAAGGAGTCTTTTAGGCTGTGGCTTCAGAGGAAGCAGGATcagcagcagaaagagagacagctggTGGAGATGAAGAGGCTCGAGGAGGACAGTGGTTACCTCTTACGCAGCCGTGAAGAGTGTGAACGTGCCTTTAAACT GTGGCTGAAGCGGAAACGGGCGGAGAAGCGAGCGGAGCAGCAGGCGGCTCGAGAGCGCTCCCGCAGGTTGGTGCTGGAGGAGCGACATGCACGACGCATGAGGGACCTGCTGTGCACTGTCAATGAAACCAAGCCCTTCACTTTCACTGAACAGCTAGCCTACCGCTTCTGA